The Pseudoliparis swirei isolate HS2019 ecotype Mariana Trench chromosome 19, NWPU_hadal_v1, whole genome shotgun sequence genomic sequence agtcggggggtggctttttctttttctcgcctctcttccctcatgttatgctgtcatctttcatccaccctttccaagatggcgccgcggacggcgcctcggtgtcttggtgcgcgaatcttgcaccttccgccaaaaaaagttcctcgtttgtttgtgaaaacattcttggcaataaacctgtttctgattctgattctgatgtgtgCCGTCATATTTGCAGTTGGGAGGAGTGGAACTGGGAAAAAGATTATTAACGGCAATGGGAAAATTTGAAAAGAGACTTGATTTACGGACGTTCGCGCCAACTGTGCTCCGGTCGGGGAAACACGAGGCGCGGCACTGACCGTTGTCGGTCTTGCTCTCCTCGTTGTCGTCGGTCAGCGGTTTGTCGTGTAGGGCCAGGTAGATCTGGATGGCGGTCCGAGCAGCTTTGTAGTAGAACGGGTGTTGCCGCAGCACGTCCTCCAGCTTCAGCAGGTCCACGTAGGAGCGCAACGTCATCTTCCTCATGCAGTAGGTGTGGAAGTCAAACTGGTCATCTGTGATCTCCACAAAATGCTGatggaagagggggagaggtgggaacgtgtgtgtttacGCCTGCTGGTTGGACAAGAATGAATGTCAAACTCAAGTTGAGATCTCGGCTGTGGAAGCTTACCCTCTCAATCTCGTGGCACTTTTTCAGCGCCTCTCCAAACTTGTTCATGTCCTTGTAGGCCAAGGCGCACTCGGTCTGGAACCACATGCACTGCATCTCATTCAGGTTCTCCACGGCAGCCGCTCcctcctgaaacacacacacacacacacacttctatcgTCACAGCCGTGGGCTTTGTAAATGCTCAATTCTTATTGGCTGCAGCTGTCCATTTATTCCTGATAATGAGCACCTTTCTAAACAAAATGCACCGGCTACattgaaatggaaaaaatacATTGGAGTATCTTGTTTTTTCAACACCAAATGAGTCCTCCGGTGCCTCGACCTCTGAGTCTACACGAGCTGCAAGAAGTTACACCGACATCTCTGAACTCGGGGACACGAGCGCGATAAGCTCTCACGTCGCATTCACAATTCAACTTGCATTTTCAACCTCTTGTTGGTGAAAATATTCGTTTGGGAACAATGACGTGGCTGGATAGATAACTAGTCTTCTTGCTTGACTTAAGACTATCGAGTCATATTTAGGCATTTCTAACCATCCAACCAGAATGCTCTTTTTATTACGACACCGCACCAAAGCTTCTCATCAATCTGATGGATGGAGACGAGATCTCTGGAGCAGATCAAAACTATCCGGCAGCCGCTTTCTCTTTTGACTTTGCACACGCCGTCTCTCACCCGTGTGAACTTGGAGCAcatctcctctgcctccttaaTGAGGCCGGCCTTCAGCATGTACTTGGCACACTTGGAGTTGATGAAGCGGTCGGCCGTGTCCAGGGCCTGGGCTTCATCCATCCACCGAGCCGCTTCCTTTATGTTGCCCGTGTGCTGCGGGGGGAACAACGCGGGGGGGAAAGTGTCAATGCGCACGGTGCAAAGCAAATGACATCGTTCAGGTTTTTAATCAAAGTCGATGACCGTGTACGAATGTGTAGCGCTTCGACTCCACCTTGTAGATCTTGGCCTTGATGAGGAAGAGCTCGATGAGCGTGGGCGTGCTGTCGATGGCGGTGTTGATGTACTCCAGAGCGAGGCCGGTCTGGTCTATGAAGTCAAAGTGCTGTGCGAGGAAATACTGGACCCACAACAGGGTGGTGGGCGGCTCCTCCTTCCCatcatctgcacacacacacatttcacaaaaGTCACATTGTGCAATACAGCAATTCCCAGAATTTAGATGGATCAGAAATTAAAATCCAACTCAAAGAAGTACATTTAGACcagtggcaaagaaaaataaGTAGATTCAAGACGACACTCACCCTTTTCACTATACATCCGACAGGTTTTTAAAGAGGTTTCATAGCCAACTACTAGCTCTTCAATGATTGCAACCTGCATCAGAAAAAAACAAGTTCCATTGTTGTTTAATTTGGAACTATAAATGTAAAGAACACATGTACAaacttatattattttaaatgtcaccATGCTTACCTTTTCTTTGTCGGTGTAGAGGGGTTTGAGGGTGGTGAAGACGGGTGGGCAGCCTTTACTGAAGTTCATCCTAAGGTAGCTGTCCAAACATTCACGAAACTTCTCCCCTGCCCAGcacaacacacagtacaggTCCAGTAAAGTGAGATTGtattgaggaagaggagaacaatGTGTGGGTTGATCCGACACATTGTGAAAAGAAGACAAGAAATAGAGTAACATCTCATCGCAAGGACCTTGTTGCTCCCATAAAGTCAAGCTGTTCTTTCATGAGTGGAGATGAGCAGTTACCTGGTCAATGTTTATTGCAAGCCAGAATTTGTGTGGATGGGTCAAAGACTCACATGCTCAAAAGAGCATGATTTTCCCTCTTATTCCCCCGAAAGGACGATATTGATATGATGGCAAGTCTGTCTATCTGTCGGCGCACAGTACTACAAGACAGGCCCACCGTGATGCACCCTCAAACTCatcgttgttttcttttttcagaacAAAGATTCCTTGTTTTAGTTATATAGAGGCATATCCCGCATATCCTTATTTCTCCATTCAGAATATCCAGTCCAGCACATTTTTAGTACAGGGCCGTAAAGGCGTGACATAAAGTACACTGAAATGTCACATTAGGAAACAACAAGAAGGAGTGCACGGTGGTGCTGCAGGCTGCACTGTGTTTACCTGTGAGGAAATTAAGAGGCAGTCTTCGGAGAACCAGGCCTTTAGGAAACTTCACCCAAGAGTCCTCATAAATCTTCTGACGAGCCTCTACACtttctggaaacacacacacacacacacacacactttaaggaCATGTACTAATCGACAGTGCACATATCATCACCCACTTAGACCCTTTGGCCACCCAGTAAAGGCATGTTCACTGAAACACAACGGAACCAGTCTGGAGAAACAATGTGGATCAGTCTGATGGAACTTTTTATTGAGCTCTTACTCTTTCTTTTAGgcgtttgttttccccttgtgaaaaaaaagttgaaatCAACTCGAGCCAAATGTATTGTTAGCTGAATTACATAAACAGACCCCTGAGGTTCCAGAGACTCACTGGATACATTTTAGGGGTTCCCCCTAACAGTCCATTCTTCAAATCATCATCACCTGCCCAACCGCATTTTAGAAGTCAAATcactattttttgttttgtattgatgTTACACTCGTACAGCAGTCATAGTGTTGGATGTTTAGTCAGTGTATTTGGCTCAAGTAATAACCCAGAAACACACAATCAGTTACTTAGAAAGAGAGCAATGTTGTCAGACATTTTGGTTTTTGTCACAACTTTTTAGCAGAGGTCTAATGGACCACTACTAATCCAtactcatacctgcaaactcatgaggggtgaaaaaagtgacaacggggtgggggtcctctgctctgactaagtcagtgcccacaaacccttctaataagaatataatagatgtgtatatatatatatatatatggccgccacaccttgaaatattcagtaatatttattttgcatgggcccaggtgtgaataggagcgaggcccattcagagaaatctctacggcccacttgagcgacaatcacacaAGTTAACAAGTCccactattttacaaatcaagtaacttttgtgcacttgaacactttttacattttttaaatttctaaattattttagaaattaattTCTTTTGTTCCTTATTTCATCCAAtaaccaataatatataatatataataaaccttcccacccaccctgtctgtgatatcccatcagaggcccccaccccgggaagtggctgaatggagaaggggtgggggggtttctgtgagattcacacactgaattcctgctggaaatcacttctatatatagactctggttcggtgctccgtgacgtcactattGACGttacagcacagaaccagagtacagacatgtcatgtgacaatgtttccatgcaattaaaacctccagaaaattattagaattaatattgttttccaagtttaagtgtgaggcactttatgtttgtttgttgactaccgaaagaacaccgacattaaacattgaatggggtcaaattaatcctaaggcgacacgagggtgtaatattgattcgggtcaaattgaccctaaggcaacacaagggttaagacaagaattacggcaccagtcatggcaaaacccactactgccccctactggcgaacacaagtataacaatatttaaaaatcattcaaattaggaaaaTTGGAAAAGTAGCACACcttcaaatttaagaagctggaaccataaaatgttttttaattatttaaagtgaaattattatcaacaattttgttcttttttccgtctcttaagcaactaattgattaatctaatattgtttttagctgaactttggtagttttccaacaaaatatataaagtagaaatattattaatgatataatgatagtaataaaaaatgtgcgttgtcattatatatcatatggttaaagtcattcataaaccaacttcccttcctttggcctgaacaacaaggactcgtgagctctgctgagccatgactctgttccttgagtctgttctgcctctacctggctgtcactaacattataacttctatacgatacctgccatcaatatcatgataccagaattcaatacaataccataaatacaatactggtatatttatctataaactACTACACCCCCCATTGACATCCATGTCTGTTATCCATACAACTACACCCCCCATTAACATCCATGTCTGTTAATATGGATCATCAATAAGTATCGGCAGCAAAAGAACCTGATATGGGATCTAAAAGTTCTATTTGCTCTCTTTATTATTTTGTGCTGATCCGACCTGTGAACCGATCCGTGAGTTTAAGGATCCGTTGCTAGTCACACAAGATAATTCACAGCCCTTGTTGGAGGCAGTTTCCTGCGGGAACTATTTTCTCTCTACCGAACTACACCCGCCAACCGCAACATGCCGCAGAAGGAAATCTCCTCGTGATAGTGGCAGCGTAAGATGTCAACATTGATGGCCTCCTCCTTGGGTGACCTGCGACGTGGGCTAGCTCAGTGGTGCTACGTGGAGATAGCGCTTTTTTTAAGTATAGATGGAGGCTTCTTTCTGAACCTCGGCTATGGTACAGCCCCAATGAACAGCTGCGATAGATCGGATTACTCCGCCGTCGCGAGTGGTCCGCACGGGTGTGGGCCTGAGGTTAGTGTTCACCTGGCTTTAAGGCCTTTTCCAGGCCCTGGTAGTAGGCCCAGTTCTCAGGATTCCTCTCCTGGAGACTCCTGTAGACCCCATAAGCCTCATCGGGCCTCTCCAGCTTCAGCAGCAGCTCTCCTGCACACAAACAACCAAAGGCTTTCTGTGGGTTTGGTACTTTCAACATTATGGAAAGCACAGCGGTTATATTGTGCAAGTTATTCAGTCTTAAATATGAAGCGGCACTGGAACACAAAGAGTGCTCCTTAGCCAACTTCCATTCTGTTTATCGTCACACTGCCGGAGAACCGACGGAACCTTTTCAAGTTCCTTCGACATGAACGGCGCCGGCATCAACCCACCTCTCGTTTCCTCTACGGCCAGTTTGTCGCAGATCTGTTTCTCGTAGCTGTTGAGGTGCTCCAGGGCCTCCTTGTTCAGGCCGGCCTCCCTCAGAACCTGGTTCTGATACAGCAGCAGTTCACTGTACTCGTAGTCCACTTTGTCTGGAGAcgtctggagacacacacacacacattgttggaTTGTCTTTTCGTGGGCACTACAGAGAGGATCATTTCTACACCAGGACTCGGGCCATGTCTGAAAGTGGATAAATCAATACACTCCTTCTTTCCACCTCAGCCGGCATCACctttttcaaaatgtgttttgctGTGTAGCTAGATAGGATTTTTTACTCAAACACATCACACATTATCTTTGCATCATGTATCTCCCCTGCAACACTTCTCAGCCCTCTTTGGCTTTATCATTGTGTAAAGTTAAGgtagggagtggggggggagtCTTGTGTCCGCTTTGGAACGCACCGGCTATCTGCAGACGTCTGTTGAGCGGTGGCCTTACCTGTTGCGTTTTGCGGAACTCCTCGACGATCTTGGCGGCCATCTCGAAGTCCTCCAGCAGATGATACGCGACGGCGTATCCGATCCACGACGCCCGCTGTGCTGGgcggagctgcagcagctggtaCCGGGTCTCCTGGCAGAGCACAGCAAACGGAAGGCAAGAAAATGTCCGTGTTAGAAATCACGCGCTTCATAGCCTGTCAACGCTCTCTGTAAACCCCACTCCCTGGTCCCCTGGGCAACGGTAAGTCCCTTCACGGCCTCTCGCAacctccccccgccccctcttcaCCCATGCGGCTGTGACACTAACCCTGTATCCTTCCAGGTCTCTCATCTGAATCTGCAGCAGGGAGAGGTCTCTCAGGATCTGCAGGTTGTCCTTGTCCCACTTCAGAGCGTTGCGGTAACATTTGATGGCCTCGTCGTACTTTTTGTCGGAGCGCTGCAGCAGGCCGTACACATGCCAGCCTGGAAGATGAGCGAGTTCAGgaaatagaaaacacacacacagacacgcaggcacacacacagacacacacacacgcacgccttGGGGCGGCGGATGTAAGGATACAGACGTGGCTCTTGAGGTCGTTGCGAAGGCCTCGTCTCACCAGCTCATAGGCCTCCTCCTTCTTGCCCAGACAGTTGAGGGTTAAACCCTTCATGGCCTGTGTCTCTGGAGCACAAAGCAGGAGTGAGACATACAGGATATGACTTGTCAAGAGGGATATTGAGCCGTGCTTCTATAACGTTTCATAAAAAAGTTATTTAGAGTGACTTCAtgggcaaacttttttttttcttcagtaatTTCTCTCTAGTGGCGAGTTCAATTATTCTCTTCTGTCAGCCATGTTTCACGTGAAGACGAGTATTCGATGAAAATGGacgtacaaatatataaacggGGACTCAGCCAGTGACTGATGACACAGAGATGTATTTACACGGTTATTAACATCATAGTTTACTttgcaggatttttttttggatgAGCTCGCCAACTAAATGGAAAAGGCGTGAGTAATAAAGTATGAGGCACTATTTCATTTTCTTATCCAACAGTTTAGAAATGGTAcacctgttaaaaaaaaaatcacacaacaTTACAATAGAGAGGCCAATCCCAGATGTGTCAGCGTCAGCGCATACATCAGCTGATCAGTAACAACATATTGTACTggagaaacatttagaaaccGTCAGAAAGATTACTGACAACATGTTCCACTCAGCACACATCTTAGTCAAACTTCTCATTTAGGGGATTTCAGTTTGTTATGTTACATATATATCAATACGTGCTCGTGTCTGCTTAGAAATAATCTATAATCGCGACGCTCTAAAAAGGCCGCCGTGTTTTCTGTATTGCTCCAAATTATTGGTCACGGTTTAATGGACTTGTGTTCATATGGCTTCTTCTTGCACTTTAACACTAaactatttaataatatatattattttcttctcatcaaacattccattttgacaaaacaagtaaatagattattttaaataactccACCTGGAAGACATTGATAAGtcaacattaaaaacacacactgatggcAGAGGCTGCCATACCTGCTGCCGCCTGACATGCAGCCTGAAGGAGCCAGGAATCGAACTGACAATATTCAGATTGGAGCTCTACCGTTGACACACTTTCCCCTCACAAATcacatgtgtgtaaatatgcGTGCCACTGTCCACAGGGAAAGGGGGCTGTGCGTGTGCTTTAAGTTAAGGTGCCTTACCTCCATGTTCCGCAAACTTGGGGTTGCCCAGGATGTGCTTGCAGAACTTCAGGCCGTTTCTGTACTGCTTGTGTTCGTAGCATCTCTGGAACGAAACAACACAGCGGACTTTACACACCAGGCGTCCGAGGGGCAACACGACCCACAATGCTCTGCGGCTCTGAGCCTCGGGGTCAAGTGCCAGACATTATGAATCTGACAGTATTGCAAGTGCTGATTGCAAACAACCGTCTTTTCCAGTAACACCAACAGAAACAGTCAAGTCAGCGCGACTCTTGCGTCAATGAATGAACCCCAATTGAGAGCGCTATTTGGGTCGCAACTTTACACACGGTGCGGACGAGAAACTAAATTCCTCAACCTCAAACTGTCCACTAAGCTAAGCTGCTCGTGGCTGTCACGTGCCGAGCAGCTTTGTTTCTGTTATACTTTGCCGATGTTTTAAGTCCAATTGCATGGTTACGACGCCACGGTTGGTTGCTGGCCGTTTCCTTAGCTGTACTGTTACAACCACTCGTGCACAACAGAGACGTCGTCATTGCGGTGCGTTTGGGTGTACTGAAATGTGTGGCTTAATTCCTAGCTACATGCTCTGACGGCTACTTGGCAAACTAGCATTAGCCGACGAGCTAACGCGGTCCCAGGCGTTTAGCCTACCAATATTCTCTTGAAGAGAGCATTCTCCTTCGGCGGCAGATGGACCGTGGGCATTGTGCTGGCTTCCTACGCCTCTGTCGGTTCACACATGAATAATATCCTCTTTGGAGTCAGGTATCCTGGGACTGTGTTCAGCCTCCTCAGTCTCCAACGGCTCACGTGTTGAAGCCGAGGCCCCCCTTCCGAGCAAAATGGCCGACCCCACCGGGTCAGGCTGCTCTGAGTCTGCGCGTTGGTAGATGGAGAATGTTTCTAGTCCTGTGCACATGTATCTAAAGTTGCAAAGCACGTTCCTAAACTGGGTGACATCAACATCAATCGCTTCGAAATAATAAAAATCCAGACATTTGCAGAGTTAAACATGCTATTAGTGTGTtcgttttgtttgtgttctagCGACTTATCGGTGATCCTGGGATCATCTACGACAGGACCATCTAATCGATTGCGGAGTTCAGGATCGCAGATCGGGTGAAGGGAGCTGCTCTGAAGCTAACATGACTTTCAACCGAACCCTCCCTGGATTCTTCAGGAGAGGTACGTTTGTGACATAATCGTAATGACTTCATGGACATGTATTATTTTGTATGAAGACTTTGTTTTTAATCCTCGCTGTTTACAACGTGTTCGCCGCAACGTTATTTGTTTTGAAGCCTGACCTTAGCTTAGCTTCATGTAGCATGTCGTTTCTCCTCCACGAAGATGCACTTTTTGCGCCAGATGTTTTTAACCTCGCGGTAGTGTTTCCAGGTGATGCAACCAGCTTTTGTGACTATATTATGACCATGCTCGTACGTAACAGGAAGGGTTGCAATCCCGTTTGTTCCCACGTTATACTTTTCGCTCATGTATGAAGAGGAAATCACTCCAgcctttatttatgtatgtccTGCTTCTTGTAAAACTAAATTCAAACACATACCGCCAAGGGATTCCGTCCAGGGGTTGCAGGAGTCCATTCCTCTCATCAGGATATTGATTATACCATTCATGGTTGTGTTAAGTGCTGACTGTCAAAGCCAAATACATGTTGTTTTAAAAACAGTGGGGTTTGTTTTTGATATTGTCGtgttatttttaaacatttttgcaGCTTTCCAAGGCACCAGGACTGACACGGTTAACCCAAACTGGTTGAGAGTGAGCCTGGCCTTTGGAACGTCCGCTCTCCTTTGGGGCTTGGTAAATGACCTCATCATGTCATCTATACAGAACTGACCCTTCCTACGTCCGGTTTAACTCACACAGGGGTTTCTTGAGTCTCCTGGTCCACTGGGTTGATGTCCGTCACTCATTTATGCCAATGGCAAAGCTATCCACGCAGGTATAGGCCGACATGTCTTTCGGCAAAATGAAATATTGCTCATGCAGCAGGTTGTATCGGGTGAACTATTTAGCATTTACTGTCCCTCAAAGTGTCTATTAATCTTCCCAGGAGAAGGCagcaatgttttatttaaagaaaaaacattccACATTTTGGATGTGTGATTCTCAGTAAAGCATGCTAGATCAGGACAAACAAAAacagcttttttaaattttaaacagatcaatgaaatgaaaatgtgtcCATGATTACCTTAAAACAATTGACCCTGTAATGCCCAGTCAGCTAAAAGGCcaaattgtttaatttttttgtcatttggtGTGATAATTTTATCGTAAAAGTAGTAGTCCTTGATTTGATTAATTAAGTTTTAAAGAGAAGGCCTGtattgtggatttttttttctttttcttattctcTAGTTTAAAAAGTTCGATAGATTACAGTTTGAAGTTGAATATGAAGAAAGTTTGAATACCACCATCTCCGTCTTCCTCCCGCAGCTCTTCAAGCAGCACAGTAGAGATGAGCACGAGTACAAAGTGAGGAATGGCCTGGAATAACCCCCACGCTGGTACGTGAGCGTTCTATTTGTTCAGACGATACTGTAATCAACGTACAGTACGTCATTATTttgtacgtgtgtatatatatatatatttatataatgaatGATCTGATGCCATATAGCATGATTGATATTTTGCCATCCATTGTGAAGATGTCTATTCCATTAATAGATGAACACATTTAGACGTTACCCTCTTGTTGTTCCTTGTCCTGTTTAGGGAGTCCTTGGGTCCTTGGGTGCTGTCTGTGGGACGCACCTGTTTGTCCACTTCGTTCTCTTTCCACTGCTCCCGATTCCTCGTCCTAAGTtatgtgtaaaataaaatgtaacatgTGAAATGTACACGCGTCATGGTCCTTTTGTTTACATCATTTCCAGTTGCTGTGTTGTTATAATtgatgaatttatatatatatatttgatttctTTGATCAATGAATCGAATGTGCGAGATGGATGCCTATTTGCTCTTGCAAAGAGCTTTAACCAAAGTATCCAAATAAAAACTAGGATTCTGGATTTGTATGCCctttatgtttaaaaataacAGAGCAAGAGGATTCCTTCTTTTCAGTGTTCAGACATCAAATAATGTCCTAGTTCTGGTTAAACTATACATTTTACTGGCAGCAGGCGCCTGTTCAGATTGTGGccttttattgtcattattcAACACTTCAGATATTATGTCAGACATTATAAAAAGCTTGGCATCACGAAAACATTGTCCATCAACTTTCCATATGTTTGAGTAGCAGCATCATGATGTAAACACAGAGTCCACCTCCTCTCGTACCCCCCAGAGTCCTGATCTCTGAGCTGCTTGATCCTGGACCAGGATGGAACCAGGTCTCTGTGAAGATGTGGGCTTCACAGTCACCAACCGCCCGCTGCTTTCATCTATCCTATTTTCCTGCGAGCGGGGCATCAGACAGCCAGGAGCATGCTGCGTTGTGGAGTAGCCTCAGGTCCGAGCTGGGTTAGCATGTCTCTCCTCCCTGGACCAGTTTGGTGGTGTTTGGCCCAGCAGGTCTGGTTGGTTGGTCGGCCGGTGATCCTCTTAAAGGGCTGCAGCACTTCAATCCCCACGCTTCCTTTCCCAATCTTgatgaatatatcctgtcaTATGCCGTTTGTCATAAACATGAAGAAAAGCTGACCTCAAAGCCTGGAAGCTGCAGCATTGAGGTCCGGTTGTTGGTGGTGGAAACCGATTGGTGGGACTTGCTTATGGCAGcgcatgtatttgcttttatttgtatgtttgtttcTGGAGCACTTATGGCATGTGACTGAATACACTCAACACAGACCAACCAGCCAGACATGCTGAACTAAACACCACTGAACTGCTCtagggaggagagatgagaaggGTGATAAACTAACCCAGCTTAGACCAGAGACTACTCCAATACCCAGCATGCCCCTGGCTGTCtgaggaaaataagatggatgaaaTAAGACTTCAGGAGAACTCTGTGACGTGAGGTCAATCCAAGGCACTCAACAGGCACTGTTGAGCCCACATATTCACAGAGACCTGTCATGATCTGtcgtttgtgtcttgttttgtgtcttgttttgaagtccttgtgtcgtctgtctccctgtgattgtctgccctgttcctgattgtttccttctgtgtgattgctggccccgccctcattgtgtccacctgtgtctcgttgtccaatcctctcaccttgcctgtgtatgtaaaccctgttcgtctcattcccagtgtggcttcgtactgtttggtctgcgtTTTTGTCGTTCTTGTCTGGTCTTTGGAAGTTTTGGAAGTAAATATTAGTTTGTTCAGTAAAtttcggcatttgggtcctctctcgctgcgacaaccgtgacaagTCATGACAATACCTGGTTTATTTAAAGAATGCACTACATGAATGTACGACCGCGCTGGAACAAGtgcaggtccatttaccatgtACGCGTGACTCCGTCCAGTTTTCAAAATAAGGTGTTCACAAAGGGTTCATACAAATACAATCGAGTTGTGTCCTCAACTCAAATTCATTATTTCTCCaatatcattttaaaaatgGAATGCTATTTGTTGTCTTAATAAGTGGCAGATTGTAtactatttatgaatttaaaccAATTCctatatttttatacatttattccatataatttttttttctttgagtgCCTGATTGTGAAAACTGGATGGAGTCACGGCACGTTCATTATTAGCTGTGAGTGACTGCAGTGcactcatgtctcttcatgctGACATTGCAGCTTTTCCTGATCTCTGACACACAGAAGTAATAAGAGGATGCAACATGTCTTCTCATTACCTTGAGAAGTCAAATGTTGAGCTGGGAAAATcaaggctatatatatatatatcatatataacatTTTGTCTTCTCGAGGTAACAGGAAAATcaaggctatatatatataaaccagcttcaagaaaaaaggaaaaaaaacattccagTGTGGATAACTCGGCTATGCATGTCAAAGTCAAACTTAGAGTCTTCACTTCTGATGTAACCCAAACGGTTCTCTTTACAACATACATGTGAATAccagtctgtagaggtctaagGAGTCATACAGCAGCTAGCATGGAGGGCAACACTCATCTGAGCACATGCAATGTGGAGCAATCCACAGAAACATTAGGTTGTGTCTGCAAACAGAGCCTGTAGAAAACAGAGTTGAATACAGGAATGAGcaagcataaaaaaaaaaaattaaaaataaagtttaaatgcAGGAGAAAAACATTTAGATAAATGTAAaactgtgtcattctgtgtccTCGACCTTCATCATACTGCCATTTGAGAGGGGTGGAGCAAGAGGAGTGCCACCATGCGGTATGGAGGGTGATTGGTGCCTTAAAGCAACAGCAGAGGTGCTGGAGGTCGACGCGCTTTGGTGggagataaaaaaagaagaaaggcagTTGAGATGTAGGCAGATGTAGAGAGTTAAATGTTTCACACTTAGTAATGGTCTTTCCCAGTCTCAATGTACATGTCTGATCCAGGTTTGGAGCGTGAGACATAAAGGTAACGTGATCTGGACATGGTGACCACTACATGTAACTTTAAAGAGACCGGTTCCATGAAATGTGCATTCTTAATACTGATTCTTTTCagattgtgtttttgtgttcattATTTGTGGAGCAACGGATCCTAAAACTCACGGGTTGG encodes the following:
- the naa15a gene encoding N-alpha-acetyltransferase 15, NatA auxiliary subunit a — translated: MPTVHLPPKENALFKRILRCYEHKQYRNGLKFCKHILGNPKFAEHGETQAMKGLTLNCLGKKEEAYELVRRGLRNDLKSHVCWHVYGLLQRSDKKYDEAIKCYRNALKWDKDNLQILRDLSLLQIQMRDLEGYRETRYQLLQLRPAQRASWIGYAVAYHLLEDFEMAAKIVEEFRKTQQTSPDKVDYEYSELLLYQNQVLREAGLNKEALEHLNSYEKQICDKLAVEETRGELLLKLERPDEAYGVYRSLQERNPENWAYYQGLEKALKPESVEARQKIYEDSWVKFPKGLVLRRLPLNFLTGEKFRECLDSYLRMNFSKGCPPVFTTLKPLYTDKEKVAIIEELVVGYETSLKTCRMYSEKDDGKEEPPTTLLWVQYFLAQHFDFIDQTGLALEYINTAIDSTPTLIELFLIKAKIYKHTGNIKEAARWMDEAQALDTADRFINSKCAKYMLKAGLIKEAEEMCSKFTREGAAAVENLNEMQCMWFQTECALAYKDMNKFGEALKKCHEIERHFVEITDDQFDFHTYCMRKMTLRSYVDLLKLEDVLRQHPFYYKAARTAIQIYLALHDKPLTDDNEESKTDNENLTDKELKKLRNKQRRAQKKAQLEEERKNAEKEKLLKNQKKKKEDDDEEVGGSKEELVPDKLAKTPNPLEEAVKFLIPLKNLVRNEIETHLLAFEIYFRKEKYLLMLQSIKRAVTIEPSNPWLHQCLVRFFKGVRENADLAEAVREVLKQEISRLFGESNPQSFNKNYLSQHSSSIPHRLAAAKMMVYLEPLSDTMAGEIATALDESLSRRSIQICTQVLEALRDGQLGESQQKAAEAYRIACHKIYPYSLAFMPPGYQDNNATISANGDLSAGEHEDVANEM